In the Necator americanus strain Aroian chromosome X, whole genome shotgun sequence genome, GCTATTTGGCCGTCTCATTCAAGCGCCAGTTATCTTTTCGATCAATTTTCCTCTCACATGATGCCATACATCCCTCGGACGAAGACAGTCCATTTTCGTCCTCTTCTGGGTTTGGTTCGAATATGTCCCTCCTCCTTCCACTGCTTTATAATCTTCTGGACTGCTCTTAGAGGAACTCCGAGCCTCGGAGAAATCCTGAGTTCTTCATCGCGTTCTTTGATAGTGGTGCCATCGCGTCGCGACTTGGACAGGTCTTCGCCATGGCCTGgttaacaattttttcttcaaaccaaTAATTGgatataaacaaatattttaaaaagaaaaagtgcacaTAAATGCTGTATACTATGTCTAGAACGAAGTCAAATGTCATGCGCACTTAATGTTTCGCCACTCTGTATTTCCCTCATGTTGCTTGGGGACATGCTTAAGGCTTAAAGGATAGTGAGGAAGGTAAATTAGGTTAGAAAAGTACACGTTGATGTATTGGTACTATGCTAATGCTGTTATTGAATATCACTGTTCCGCATATTTTAAACCATACGCAAGTAAACGTTTTGAGTCAATTTGTAGTTGGGCTAACGAACTAAAACTAAGTTAAGATTGATTTTATATTCCTGTCCTCCTACGTGTTTATATTTGCAAAAGTTGTACGTCCAGCGAAGGGGTGAAGTGGGCATCGTTCGCTGCTAGCTGGATTCATTGTTTCAATAATATTGCGGGGGAATGCTTGTCCAATGAACACCTCACCAATCATTGTTGTTAGAGAAAGCAAGTTAACAAAGCCGAAACTGTGTCTTATCGGAACGACATCACTAGTCATGTAATTCGACTGCTTATTCCTTGACTTCTTTTTATACGTCTTTTTAAAAAGATCTTTTCTACAGGTCCTGCAGGTCACGAGTCTGACAATTCATGGGGCTCTTTTCTTCGTTGGGGTCGTCTCAactgattttcaaattttcaacttcGGATAGGTGAAATTGCCTTGGAGTTCACTCCCATATTATCGGTGTATGCCTGCTACTGTTTTCGTGATTGTTTGGATTTTATTTCGTTGCTGTCGTTGCTCCTGTTTCATGGATTTTCCGGAATGTCACTTATGACTTGTCTCACTAAAGAGTGTGTCTCCAATCCCTGTGTTTCCAAAAAGATGTCctgtatttgttgttttcaagtTCTTGCTGTTGCAATATGTAAGTCATGCGGGATGATATCCATGTACATAAATGAAgagttttatatttttttcgcagagttagagaaaagaaaggtgTTTTCCTGCCATAAAAAGTACTTTATTCTGGATCTGCATGAATTCTGTGATTTTTAACACTCTTGAAGGTTTGTTTACAATTGTTCATACATCTCATAGTGTATTTTGTGCTCCTTGTCAACGTGATTTCGATCGCTACGCGTCTGGTGCGCAACGTTAACAAATTTATCGATACTGTAGTGCTACCGATTGTCATGTTCCTACAGCGGAGTAGAAAGGGCAGTGACAGCCGAAAGCTTCTGAAGGTGAAATCGCAAAATGTAACACATTATGCGAAAGCAAATGTTGACGCGAACGAGTGCATACTGACCTTCGTCGATGCTGGACCAAATATGACTCCCGCTTCTGGCTATCTTTCCATTACAGTGCTCAACAAGTAGTGGGAAATATATTCGGCTGCCTTGTGCACACCCTCTCTACCTCGCGGCTGAGGGAGGCTGTTGTCGCTAGCGGCAGATCGATACCCTGCTTTTGCTTACACGCCGCCTCTCGCCCCGCTTGCCTCCTATCTCTCCTTCTCCCTCGTTCCcccttcactttcttttttttcatcttcaaccTTACCAGTTCACCTCATCTCatcttggaatttttttctgcaccttGGTACTAATGTGTTCAATGAGTGCTCTTACACGAGTCAACTAGCGCTCTGTTCACTGTGGCAGCAAGATTTAGCACTAATCTGTGTTAGAAAAAGTGCCTCGGTGACTTGCCTACCATGTCATGTTTATGGATGGGTTTAGCGGGTGGAGGAGAGCGCAACAGTACGCGAGTTGATACACTCACGCATCCGAGTTCGACTGCTTCTCCTATTTCTCTGTCTGTTTTAATTATTCGTGTTCGAAAGTCGTGTATGTTATGCCAAACAACGTCAGACAGTGCAAGATTCATATTGATGACGCGTGTACATCGCACACAAATCATCTTATGCCAACTCCTCTTACTCGTCTCGATTTTCTCGGATGTGTGGATGCGAAATGGATTTTGTGCTGTTCCCGTCAGCTTCGATTGCAGGCGACTTTGCATTCGCCTAAATGCTCCCTTGGTGACGCTATGTGCATGTACCACATAATGAAAATTACTGCGAAATCTGCATCGCATTTGCCGCAGCACAATCCATGTGCAGCTAGTCGGTGAGCAGGCCTTCTCCGCATCCTCCCTCATTCCTTCAGATTTCttaattcattcttttctttagtaAATCAGAGTGTagctattttcttttatttttccaaccTTACACTGATTTTATACGTCGATTCTGGTGATTTTCGAGTTTGCTGCAGAAATGTTAGCTACATGAGAACAAGTCGCTATAAGTGAGAAAACTGAGTTGACGTGCAGAAGTTTTGTTCGATTTGAATGGATAACAATATGGCGGAGTTTTAGCGTCGCCGAAGTAATCATGGAAATCTTTGAaggaattttgcaaaagatgCAAGGATTTGGACAAAAGAGGACGAATATCCTTTTCGGCACAATACAGCCTCGGAGCGAATCTTCTGCTCCATTTCCCATATACCACGGAAAAGTAACCTGTGCTAGCGTATGCTgtccaaagaaaaagtaaggCGTCATATTGGCTGCAAGTAACTTGACGCTTGTGTTCTTTTTCATATCTTCCGCcaattttcttcctacttcGCTATATGAAGCCATCATGTCGCGTACGAAGCGAATGAGCTGGTTTCGACGTCGAAAACCCCAAATAGATCTCCAGAATCTGCCGACGTGGTTGTCGCCAAGGCTCCAGAGCCGTTGTGGCAGCGTGCTAATTGCTTCTCGGTCGGAATGGAGTGGTGGATTGGGCAGGCGCAATCGAATTACGACTCTCCTGAGTTGCGGCACATCCCGGCGGTTTGTGGGGTCCGTTGAATCTTCGTCGCATCGTGTTCTCACTGATCGGTTTGTCACCTTCTGGACACAAGCAACGCAGGACACCGCGCACCACGTCGAATTTTTGTCCTACATCGCACCTTGCGTTATAATAATGTATGCGGGTTGTGAGAGTTTTTGGCTTGCCGTCTGCGCTACAGTCTCTTGAGTAGAAAAGACCTTGTCGATGGCAGTGATTTTTGTAACTTTTGTCCTGAGCTGGTCGGGTCGCATCGGGTCTTCAACTATGGCGGCTTTCAAGGTTGTCCACGTTACTGAACCCGTTTCGCTCCTAGTTTGTAGGGCCTATCGACCAACCTACTCCGCTTCCTGTCCATTTAATGAGTGAAAAACGACCTATCTGAATCGCCTAAGACAATCTCATTCGGTCGACATTTTGAATACTACGACGTCATCAGTTCCCGCCTCCTTGGCGCGTTTTTGGATTGTTACTTTGACGTTCCCGTAAGCAGATAAACTCGTCGCACCAGCCTCACAATGGTCGTAACATTTGAGCAGCCTATAACTGATAAGCTGCTCAAATGTTAGGACTATTGTTTGAATTCTGATCAATTCTGTTAAGTAAAAACTTGCTATGAACTGATGTAGTACTTATCTCGCCGCAGCTCTTCATGATCCCTATAATATTTTACGGATTTTCGTACttcttttgaaagaacaaGATCTGCCTTAAATATTGTTCTATTTTACTTCTTATTGTACGTTTTTGCTATCATCAACTCTGCTGAATTCATCGTCAGCTGTTTGCCCGGTTCATCAAAGCTTTCGAAAGATTCAGTTTGCTAGCTATTTTATCGTATAAGACTCAGTTGTTGACTTATCTCGCACAAATTTACACAGATTGATCGAAattttgcactattttttaTGTATTGCCAAATTTTAGACAATGTTTAAGGAATTCATTTTGTTGTAATTAATTTACTTCACCCTGGGAACACCTTAAGGGATCGGCTTAAACAAGTGCATTCTATATGTTCGTTTTCTATGGCTAATACTGTTAATTTTGCATCCTCGTTTTCCACAGAAGAGAAATTCCTGGGTTTATAGAAAAGACCTAGCTCCCGTCCTTCTGACAGATCATGGTTTTCCTTCGTTTATAATCGTAATAAGATCAATATCAGTGCTTAAGTGTCACCGAGCGAGGAGCACAAGTGTGGTGCTTGACTTCTGGAATACTTTTCTACCGTCTCTCGATCTCGATCTCACTCTCAATCTAGTCGACTTTAACCGTCTAACATCCGTACAGCTACTCTGTTGTATAACTGCCTTCAACGTACTGTATATCTTTGAACAGAATAAATTGATACTTCTCAGTAATAATGACAAATGCGGATTGATTTCGTTAAATAGAGAGACCAGTTTTTCATTCACCTTCGACAACTGGTTATGGACGTTGGGTGATTACACCCTCTTCAGCTCAAGCCACCGGTATTTGGCGGCGCGGCATAGCTTCCGTGCCTTCGAGTTTATTCATCTGAGCAAGCCGTCTGCACCTGACTCATCCACTTCTTGCACCTTCATTATTCCTAATGATTTGATTACGAATCGTGCCCAAATGCAAGCTTCGCGTGCTAGTTatgacatttttttagaaactctCCTGGCTGTCTCTGTAGCAGTCTTTTCTTGGCCATTTTTCGTTAGAGGTTCCTCCTTTAGTGTATCGATTGTTTGCATGCTAAAGTTGAATAAGGAGGCgtcggaaaatttttattcattacgACAAGTGCTTGAGGCCGCTGCGCCGAGATTGGCATGGAGACCAGTTGCTGCTTCTATACATATGTGCTTATGCATAGTATATCCACGAAGGCCAGCATGCCTGTCACTGCTCTTTGTGCGCTTTAAgcggaagagaagaaaaacgggAGATGGGGGAATTGTAGAGTTTTAGgttccaaaatttctttgtATGTTGGCCACTTGAAACGCTACTCTTggcttttttccctttcctatttaatgttttttgatAGAACTACTGGATCGTACATGTGTCATGTGTACAATGATCATCTAACTATACATCGATCACATCGAATTAGGCGACGGTCGGGTTGTTGAAGTGTGTTCCCAACCTCACTTTCGAAACGCGATTATTTACCCGGCAACCCAACACCGCGTGCCTACCACACTGCGCTAGTGCACACATCCAGGGCAGATGCACCTTTATGAGCACCAAGTTCGCTGCGTTGCCGGTAATAGTTCTCGAGGAAAGAACGTCGATAACGTCTATGAATGTTGAGACACCACAGCAAAGGCTGTTGGGGGCAGCGAAATCGGCGTGCGATTCCAGAATCGAAATGGCCTTGCATTACGCTGCGCCTGACTGCTTTGCTCTCATTCTCGCGGGTTGCTCAAGTTTCTGTACCTCATCCATGTGCAATCCTGGACCTATTAACATTCTTTCAATATTTGCCTCTATCACATCGTGTCTTTGCATGTTTTGAATCGCAATGGCAGTGTTGTGACTGTATGTAAAGAGATGTGTGCGCTGATAGTGACTTCGTTgccttcttcaattttcaacgGGACTCTCATTTTTTGTCGCTTCGATGTATGTGAACTATATCGCgattttatttacattcattGCCATAATGTAGCACTGCCCTGAGCTAACGACGCATTTCGAGTGGTCTTCTCTGGGAATAGCGCACAATCTTTTGTCTTTTCGGCATGTGTTCTCATCTGGAGGAGGTTGacagcgaagatgcggatgttTATAAGTGAGGCGCATGCGATTTTATACGCGGCTCCATCCCGAGGCTCTGCGTCGAAGTGTGCCGTTTTGCTGCCTTCGCTGCCTCGACTGCCGGCACCACTGCAGGTGCGTGTCCTTGCAGCTAATCCCTTATCTTTTGCGTTTGATGAGCCTTTTCTCAGCGTAACTCTGATAAGCCCGACCCAGTTTGTCCAACATCAGTTCTTGTCTCGCGGTTGTGCTATTTAAACTGTACAGAAGTTATGTATCCTAATCTATTTATCTCATCTAATTACGCTGTTTGTATTTGGAATTAGTTGTCAGTCATATATCGACGGGTGCTCAGCATTCCTCTATTGTAATTGGAAACGACGTGTGCCAGTTGCTGCTATCAACGTCACAGCTTCTTGAGCTTCGAACGGATCTGGTATTGATTTCTCATGCTTGAATTCACCTCTCCCTTTCACATTCATTTTCCTATGTGCTACGTCAAATGCTAGGATTTGCTTGCACGACATCATCGCAGTCGTTGCCGCTTGCTTTCTCTCTTGTGCTCGTGTATTCCTCTTAGCGGTAAAAAAATACCTCGTGCGATCTGCATATCGCAAATTTAAGTGACAAGCAAGATGAGTCGTGTCCTTATCACTCCTTATCCGATCCACTTCTCCAATCTGAAAGCCCATGTTAAGTGTGTCGAGAATCCTACGTCGAGTCTGCGGCCCAGCAAACGAGCTACGCCGGGTGAACCCGACAACATATGTTCACTCCGGCGCCTTCTGGCATCGATTGCTTTAGTAGTGCAATGAATTTTCGTAACTTGCTTCTTCGTTTGGTGTTCCTGCGCGAGTAGTTATCGTTTTCATCTACAGATTTAACCGTTGATTGCTATGGCGAGATAGTAACGTGCGAAGAGGTACGCGATACTTTGCACCGGTATAGGATTTGCGATTTACTTATTCTGATGATGGTATTCTCGATCACGTTTATTCAAGGCAGTTGTACCATCGGAACATACTATGCATTCGTGCTGAAATgctctattttctataaacgtttccctttttttcgtatgttagaatttcgttttttgaTTCCTATTCGTTATATAAAAATTCAGTTCAGAATTCTATGAGAAGCTCCACTGTTGAGATGTTTACACTACACATTTGTGTACTCGCGTCCACGTTGTCCAGAAATAACATCATAAGGCGACCTGTATTCATTGCAGGCAGGCGGCCGTGTGAACTGGCCATCAGTATCTCGTTTGGGTAGACTGCCGGAGCAGAGAACGTACTTTTcccctcctcttttttccatttcttcttcaaagctTCTTCTCCTTCGAATCCGCTCCACATCACGATCATAATGGCTAAGGGAAACAATCCAATAGAGGAAAATACGACCGTGAGTTTTATACTGcattgttttcactttttttgacattttctcatctttttgttCCATTATGTAgtttaaaatgtatttttcgTCAAAATGAGACAGCCGATTGGTTGACACTTGCCAAAAGTAGTGAGTGGTATCGCAAAAAATCCTCTTCGATGCGTGCTAGATTTCGTGCAGTCGACTGCATTTGCATATTCACACCCCGAGGAGTCCCAGTTGCCACTTGCCTAACTTGTGTCCATCGCGTTATGTCTTCCTTCTTAACATCCTGCTtttcctttccgttttttACATTATAATCACTCCTTAATTGTGgacaacttgaaaaaaaaatttattcgatCGATCTAGTGATCAGAATTTTGTGTCTGTTTGTATGCTTGGTATAGTGTTTACCAGCCGAGTGTTTCCAGCTGATGAATGGTAACAACAAGGCAGCCGACTATGATGAGTCCTTTTCCCGTTTTCTCTATAACAAAGACAGAGGCACTGTGTTGGGCAGAACAGCGAAATCATGGTGTAAGTGCtatattcatatttcagaggtgtgttttttttctatctgagAATGAAAAACGACTGGTTTTCAGGTCAAATTACCGTCttctatataatattttactCATGCTTAGCAGCTTTCTGGATCGCTTGCCTTGCGATATTTCTTAATACGCTCGACTCAAAAGTGCCACGCTTTTATGGTAAAGGCACCATAATCGGTATCAACCCCGGTACGTGATTTTGCATGTGTTTCCAGtgtactcattttttttcttttttgttcacattCTTTCTTCCTCATCTGTTCCGTGCTCCTTTAATTTTATCGTTTGTTTAACGagtcttctcttttattcacTCTTGCTCTGATCTTGTCTCTTGCTGCTGTTGGGACAGCAGTGTGTTTGACTACCGTCAGCCATCTCCCTAAAGCGCGAGCAAACATTAGAGTGGAAAACTCAGATATCAAAGCGGAACTCCACATATCGTCGAGTAATTATTACTCACTTAATGAGTGGCAGATAACAGGATAGTGTATGAATGATCGAGAATGGAGTCTGCTTCATTTCACCTTACAGGAATGTTGATGCGAAATTTGAACCGTATAATCAACAGCAGAGCATCTCGGCGATATACTCTAGCTGGCATCCAGTCCGATTCGGACGTCCTTGTATCGATGACTTTAGTGACCGGTCGATCTCGACTCGCCACGAACTATCACGTCACTGCATCGTAAAAACGGCCAACAAAAAGACGGAAACTTCTAAAAATAGACGGGGCAATGCTATCTGTGTCCCACAATTGCGACAATTTCGTCATCTCGGATGTTTTGTCGTCGCATACAGTTTCATATTCTCGTATTCCTCGTCATCCTTattctgttcctttttattCAAACCTATTTGGCGATGCGTCAGAGCGGGCGCAGATTAACTCATCTAGGTTGACTTGCTGATGTTCAACGGAAGAGAGAATATGTGGAAAGAATCTGAGAGCAAGAAAATCTTGCTGGCGCGAGCAAATCCTCCAGAACCAACAAAGACCTTGGCCATAATAGCATGGTCAATGCGAAATTGCCACATTTTAGCAGCACCAGCAGCAGCAGTCGATGAAGGGGAGCACCGAGAAGAGCAGTAGTGATGAGGGAGCCtgctttttctagaaaatttggcaagaaaataaaaacacgcGGTGATGGCATCATTTCATCGGAATTGTCTcatgaaattgtgaaaatgcAGGAATTTTTGTTGTAATCCTAGCGTCTATGGCTTTGGATGTCAGCTA is a window encoding:
- a CDS encoding hypothetical protein (NECATOR_CHRX.G26191.T1), with the translated sequence MGFQIGEVDRIRSDKDTTHLACHLNLRYADRTRYFFTAKRNTRAQERKQAATTAMMSCKQILAFDVAHRKMNVKGRGEFKHEKSIPDPFEAQEAVTLIAATGTRRFQLQ
- a CDS encoding hypothetical protein (NECATOR_CHRX.G26189.T1), translating into MRPDQLRTKVTKITAIDKVFSTQETVAQTASQKLSQPAYIIITQEGDKPISENTMRRRFNGPHKPPGCAATQESRNSIAPAQSTTPFRPRSN